The genomic window AAAGGCAGCGTTTCCACCACTTCCAGGTCGTAGCCGGTGAGGCCGGCGTACTTCAGCGGTGCGCCGAGGTGGCGGATCTTGCCGACGCCGATGTCCTGCAGGATCTGCGCGCCGGTACCGACTTCGGAATAGATGCGCGACTGCGAGCGGGTGAACTGCCGCGGCGCCTGGGTCAGCTGCGGCACGCGGGCCAGCAGCGCCTGGGAGGACTCGTTGTTGGCCAGCACCACCACCACGCCGTGGCCGACCTCGGCGACCTTCTGCAGGGCGGCCCAGAGCGTCCAGTTCTTCGGCCCGGTGTACTCGGCGCCGACCAGGTCGCGTAGCGGGTCGATGACGTGCACGCGCACCAGGGTCGGCTCATCGCGCCGGATGTCGCCCATCACCATGGCCATGTGCACGCCGCCTTCGATGCGGTCCTCGTACGTGACAAGGCGGAAAGTGCCGTGCACCGTGGGCAGCTCGCTCTCGCCGATGCGCGCGACGGTGTGCTCGGTGCTCAGGCGGTAGTGGATCAGGTCGGCGATGGTGCCGATGCGGATGCCATGGCGCTTGGCGAAGGCTTCCAGGTCCGGGCGGCGGGCCATGCTGCCGTCGTCGTTCATCACCTCGACGATCACCGACGCCGGGGTCAGCCCGGCCAGGCGCGCCAGGTCGCAACCCGCCTCGGTGTGGCCGGCGCGGGTGAGCACGCCGCCCTCGCGGGCGCGCAGGGGGAAGATATGGCCGGGCTGCACCAGGTCCTCGGCGCGAGCGCCCGGCTTCACCGCGGTGAGCACGGTGTGCGAGCGGTCGGCGGCGGAGATGCCGGTGGAGACGCCGGTGGCCGCCTCGATGGACACGGTGAAGGCGGTGGAATAGACGCTGCCATTGGCCGGCACCATCTGTTCCAGCCCCAGGCGGGCGCAGTGTTCGTCGGTCAGCGTCAGGCAGATCAGCCCGCGCGCCTCGCGCGCCATGAAGTTGATCGCCTCCGGCGTGCAGCGCTCGGCGGCGAGCAGCAGGTCGCCTTCGTTTTCGCGGTCTTCGTCGTCGACCAGGAGCACCATCTTGCCCTGGCGGTAGTCTTCGATGATGTCTTCGATGCGGTCGAACGGCATGGTGCGGTACTCGGCTGGATCGTGGATGAAAAAATCTGGTATACCATAATACATTTCTTATCCAAAACAGCAGCACGCAGAGGTGCCCATGAAGGCTTACTGGATTGCCCACGTCGACGTCACCGACCCGCAGCAGTACGGCGAATACACCCGCCGCGCGCCCGCGGCCTTCGCCCTGTATGGCGGCAGGTTCCTCGCCCGCGGCGGCCGCTCCGAAGCGCTGGAGGGGCGCCCTACACCTCAGCGTAGCGTGGTGATCGAGTTCGATTCCTATGAGCAGGCGCTGGCCTGCTACCGCTCGGCGGAATACCAGGACGCCTGCGCGCACCGGCAGGGCGTGGCGAAGGCGGAGATCGTCATTGTCGAGGGATTCGACGGCTGAGGCGCCGTGCGAACGGGCTGGCCGTCGGCCCTGCCGACGGATCGCGGGCATGGCCCGCTCCTACAGGGGACGTTCGGCGTTGGGCTGTTCGCGAGCAAGCGCGCTCCTACAGGTCCGCACCTGGCTCCCGTAGGAGCGGACTCTGTCCGCGATATCCCACGCGGCGGAATCCGATCCGGCAGAAGACACACCAAAGTAAAACGCCCCTTGTAGGAGCGAGCTTGCTCGCGAACCATCCCGAGCGCCGGTGTTACCGGATCGCGGAGAAGCTCCGCTCCTACGACAGCCGAGCGCCCTCGCCCGACTGTAGGAACGGGCCATGCCCGTGATCGCGGGCATGGCCCGCTCCTACAGGGAATGTTGTGCCATGCGCTTCGCGAGCAAGATCGCTCCTACGAAGAGCCGATGCTCCGCCTTGGCTCTTGAGGCCCTCAAGAGAAACATCCGCACACTCCGACTGCCCCGTTCAACGAGGGAATTTTTCGCCTAAGCGAAAAACCGGATGTCCGGGGCAAGACCTTTTGGTTCCTTTTGGGGCGTTTGCCAAAAGGGACTCGCCCGAGGGGGCGAAACCCAATCTCTCAGCGCACACATCAGCGGCGCAGAAACACTGCCCTCCCTGCAACCAAAGCTCTAGCTCCAGACCGTACAGGCAAAAAAAAGCCCCACCGAAACCCGGCAGGGCAGAGAGTGTGCAACCCAGGTCGAAACCTTATTCCGCGATCCCCAGCGCCACCGGCTGGCCGGCTTCGCGGGCCTGGCCGCGGGTGGCCAGGCAGTAGTACAGCGGGCAGGTCACCAGCAGGCCGACCAGCCAGGACAGGTCCACCCCATCGATGTAGTTGGCATAGGGGCCGACGAACAACGAGGTATTGGCGAAGGGCAGCTGCACGATGATGCCGATGAAGTAGGCGATGATCGCGTGCGGGTTGAAGCGCCCGTAGACGCCGCCGTCACGGCGGAAGATCGACTGGATGTCGTAGCGGCCGCGCTTGATCAGGTAGAAGTCGATCAGGTTGATCGAGGCCCAGGGCACCAGCACGATCAGCATCGCCAGGATCAGGCCGATGAACTGCGAGATGAAGTTGGCCGAGGCGCCCAGCGCCATCAGGCAACTGCCCGCCAGCACCACCGAGGACAGCACCACGCGCACCCGCACACTGGGCGTCCAGCTGCCGGCGAAGGTCTGGATCGAGGTGACGATGGAGAGCACGGCGCCATATAGGTTCAGCGCGTTGTGGCTGATGATGTTGAGCAGGAACAGCAGCATCAGCACCGGCCCGAACACGCCGGTGGCCTGCTTGACCGCGACCATCGCGTCGGTGCCTTCGGGGGTTGCCAGTACCGCCACCGCGCCGAAGCTGAACGACAGGCTGGTGCCCGCCACCGCGCCGGCGAAGGTCGCCAGGAACGGCTTGCCGATGCCGACGCTGGCCGGCAGGTAGCGCGAATAATCCGAGGTGTAGGGCGCGAAGCTGATCTGCCAGATGATGCCCAGGCACAACGTGGCCAGGAAGCCGGAGAGGTTGAAGGCGCCGCGGGAGAGGAAGTCCGCCGGCAGCTCGCCGCCGAGCATGATGGCAAACCCCACCAGCAACGCGCCGCCCATCACCCAGGTGCCGATGCGGTTGAGGGTGTGGATGAAGCGATAGCCGATCACGCCGATGGCGGTGGCGCTCAGTGCACCGAGGATGATCGCCACAGGCGTCGGGGTCGCCGGCACCAGGCCCTGGATCGACTTGCCCGCCAGGACGATGTTGGAAATGAAGAAGCCGACGTAGATCAGCGCGGTGAAGAACACGATCAGCAAGGCGCCGTAACGGCCGAACTGGCCCCGGCTCTGGACCATCTGCGGAATGCCCATCTGCGGGCCCTGCGCCGATGCCAGGGCGAGGAACACGCCGCCGAACAGGTGGCCCAGGACAATGGCGATCAGCCCCCAGAGCAGGTCGAGATGGAACACCTGGACCGCCATCGCGCCGGTCACCACCGGCAGCGGTGCGATGTTGGTGCTGAACCACAGCGTGAACAGGTCGCGGGAGCGCCCATGGCGCTCGGCCGGCGGCACGTAATCGACGGTATGGTTCTCGATCAACGGAGTATCGGACATCGGTTTTGCCTTGCTTATTGTCTTTGTAAGGTCAGGTCATCCGGCGCCTCGGATGGGGCAGAAACGGCGCGGCGGTGACGACTGAAATATTATGGTATTCCACATACCAAGCAAGCATTTTCTGAATAACCGTTGGTCGAATGGCCGCCCGCCGCCCCTCCGACGAAGGCTCATCTTATCGGCCAAAGCCCCGTATTCTGCAGCCTCCAGGCGACGACCGGGATTGCGCCATCCATCCATCGGGAAAACAAGGGGCTTGATTTCGAAGTATTACGGTATACCATCAGACGAAACGACCACTCCCGATGGCCGGCTCACACGACAGGTACTCGCAATGATCGACCACGCTGCCTACAAACACGTCATGGGCTCCTTCCCGTCCGGCGTCACCGTCATCACGACCCTGGACGACGATGGCCAGGTGGTCGGCCTCACGGCTAGCGCCTTCAGCTCCCTGTCGATGGACCCGGCGCTGGTGCTGTTCTGCCCCAACTACAGCTCCGACTCCTACCCCGTGCTGATCCGCCGCAAGCAGTTCGCCATCCACCTGCTGTCCGCCGACCAGAAGGGCGAAGCCTATGCCTTCGCCAGCAAGGGCAAGGACAAGGCCCAGGGCATCGAATGGACGCTGAGCGAACGCGGCAACCCGCTGCTGGCAAACGCCACCGCCATCATCGAGTGCGAGCTGTGGCGCGAATACGAAGGCGGTGACCACGCCATCCTGGTCGGCGCGGTGAAGAACCTGATCGTGCCGGAGCAGCAGATCACCCCGATGATTTACTGCCGCGGAAAGATGGGCGCGCTGCAGGCGTTCGCCTGACCGCCTGATCGTTCGCCGTCCGGCGCGGGCCCCTTCTTGCGGGAGTGAGAAGGGGCTTTCTTTTTGCCTGTGGAATGCAAAGCCACTGCCGGGGAAGGCCGAACCGCCATTGCGGCGGCGGATAACGCTGGCGCGTCATGCGCCCTACGCCTGCCATGAGGCACGTCCGTAGGATGGCGTGGAGCGCAGCGATACCCATCGAATTGGCGCACCGACAACATGGGGTATCGCTGCGCTCCACCCATCCTACAAATCCGTTCTCTGGCGATGCCCGCGTGCGAGCCTGGAATCCCTCGCGGCGGAAGCCGCCCTCACCAGGGCACATAGTGGTGAAGGCGCACATTGTAGGAGCGAGCTTGCTCGCGAACCTCGGTTGCCGGTTAGCACGGCGTTATGCGGTTCGCGAGCAAGCTCGCTCCTACGAAAAGCTCCTCGGCTAAGAAAAAAGGCTCGCCTTCGCGAGCCTTTTATTTCCTCAGGTCCTGAACCGCGACACCAGCCGGTTCAGCTCATCGGACAACCCGCCCAGGGTCTGCGCATCGCCGCGCGTGGCCTCCGCCAGGCCGGCGACTTCCTGGGCGTCGCGGTGGATCTGGCTGATGTGCCGGTTGATCTCCTCCGCCACCTGGTGCTGCTCCTCGGCGGCGGTGGCGATCTGCGCGTTCATGTCGCGGATCACGTCCACCGACTCGCGGATCGCCCCGAAGCACGCCCGCGCCTCGCGGATCGAGCCCACGGTGCGCTGCGATGCCTCCAGGCTCGACTGCATCTGCCGCCCGGTGTCGTGGGTACGGCGCGCCAGGGTGCCGAGCAGGTTGTCGATCTCCCCGGTGGATTCCGCCGTGCGCCGCGCCAGCGCGCGCACCTCGTCGGCCACCACGGCGAACCCGCGGCCCTGGTCGCCGGCACGCGCCGCCTCGATGGCCGCGTTGAGCGCCAGCAGGTTGGTCTGCTCGGCGATGGAACGGATGGTGCCGAGGATCGACTGGATATCGTTGCTGTCCTGCTCCAGCTGGCGCATGGCATCGGCGGAATGGGCGATCTCCTCGCTCAGGCGGCCGACGCTGTCCACGGCGTCGTCGATCTGCTGCTGGCCGTCGTGGGCCTGGCGCTGGCCGCTGTCGGCGGATTCCGCCGCCTGGGTGCAGGAGCGCGCGACCTCGTTGGCCGTCATCACCATCTCGTTGAACGCGGTGGAGACCATGTCCACCGCCTCGCGCTGGCGGGCGGCGGTATCGGCCAGCGCCTGGGAGGTCTCGCGGCTGCTGCCCGAACTCTGGTGGATGCTGCCGGCCGCGGCGCCGATGCTCTGCACCAGCCGCCGGATCGCGTCGAGGAACTGGTTGAACCAGCCGGCCAGTTGCGCCGTCTCGTCGCGGCCGCGCACGGCCAGGCGTCCGGTAAGGTCGCCATCGCCCTGGGCGATGCCTTCCAGCCCGGCGGCTACCGCGCGCACAGGGCGCACCACCAGGCCGGCGAACAGCGAGCCGAGGCCGGCGAAGGCCAGCGCGATGACCACCGCGATCAGGGCGATGCCCCAGGTCAGGCGGGTCGCCGCGCTCATCACCTCGCTCTCCTTGACCAGGCCGACGAAGCGCCAGCCCAGGGCGTCGGACGGCCAGACGTTGGCGAGGTAGCGCTCGCCGCCGATCTCCACCTCCACCAGGCCCTTCTGCGCGCTGGCCAGGCGCTGGAAATCGCCGCCCAGCTCGCCCAGTTGCTTGAAGTTGTTCTCGGGATTGTGCGGGTCGACCAGGATGGTGCCGTCGCCTTCCATCAGCATCAGGTAACCGGATTCGCCCAGGCGGATCGCCTTGACGATATCGGTCAGGCGCTTGAGCGAGACGTCGATGTTGACCACCCCGCCCTGCGGGCCGAGCTGGTTGGCGAAGGTGCGCACGCTGCTCACCAGCACCACCTTGTCCGCCGCCCAGTAGTAGGCCTTGGTGCGCAGGGTCTCGCCCGGCTGGGCCATGGCCGCCTGGTACCACGGGCGCGTGCGCGGATCGTAGTTGGCCAGCTTGGCGTCGCCCGGCCAGAAGCTGTAGCCGCCTTCGCGGGTGCCGAGGGACACGTAGGCGTAATCCGGGTGGCTCTGCGCCAGCCCGGTGAAGAGGTCGAAGACGCGCTTGTCCAGCTCGCCGGTGGGGTGCTGCGCGGCATCGCTGGCGATGTACTGCTTGAGGCCGCCGTCGATGGCCGCCAGTTGCGGATGGCTGGCCAGGTATTCGACGTTCTGGGTGATGCCGTCGAAGAACAGCTGCATGGCGTTCTCGACCTGGCGGATCTCCCGGCTGCTGCCGTCGATGAAGCTGTCCCGGGCCTCACCGCGCAGGTTGAGGATCACCAGTACGGCAACCAGGATCACCGGCAAGCTGGCGATGGCGGAAAACGCGAGGATCAGTTTTTGTTTGAGGTTCATCCCTTACTCCCTTGGTCTGCTCGCGGCAGAAACGCCTTGCAGACATCCCGTATTATGGTATACCAATATGCAACGGATTCCCTAGCGCGTAAACCGGCCGTGTTCTCCGCCGTCGCGCCTGACCGCCGAAAAGCAGCGATGCGTGCCTGCGCATCTCCCGCCGGCTGCCGTGCCGGATACAAGAAAGGTTCGAGGTAAGCGATATGAAGTTTTCCCTGTTCGTGCACATGGAGCGCTACGACGATCAGCCCAGCCACCGCCAGCTGTTCGAAGAGCTCACCGAGCTGACGCTGATGGCCGAGGCCGGCGGTTTCTCCACCGTCTGGATCGGCGAGCACCACGCCATGGAGTACACCATCTCGCCGAGCCCGATGCCGCTGCTGGCCTACCTCGCCGCCCGCACCCAGACCATCCGCCTGGGCGCCGGCACCATCATCGCGCCGTTCTGGCACCCCATCCGCGTGGCCGGCGAATGCGCCCTGCTCGACGTCATCAGCAACGGCCGCATGGAAGTGGGCCTGGCCCGCGGCGCCTACCAGTACGAGTTCGACCGCATGGCCAACGGCATGCCGGCCGGCGACGGTGGCAAGTACCTGCGCGAGATGGTCCCGGTGGTGAAGGCGCTGTGGCAGGGCGACGTCGCCCACGACGGCGAAATCTGGAAATTCCCCACCTCCACCTCGTCGCCGCGTCCGCTCCAGAAGCCCACCCCGCCGATGTGGATCGCCGCCCGCGACCCGGATTCGCACAACTTCGCGGTGGCCAACGGCTGCAACGTGATGGTCACCCCGTTGATGAAAGGCGACGAAGAAGTCGTCGACCTTAAGAACAAGTTCGAAGCCGCCCTGGCCAACAACCCGGACGTGCCGCGCCCGCAACTGATGGTGCTGCGCCATACCCACGTGCACACCGCGGACGATCCGGACGGCTGGAAGGTCGGTGCCGAGGCGATCTCGCGCTTCTACCGCACCTTCGACGCCTGGTTCGGCAACAAGCAGACCCCGGTCAACGGCCTGCTGCCGCCCAGCCCCGCGGAGAAGTTCAAGGAGCGCCCGGAGTTCGAACTGGAGAACATCCGCAAGAACACCATGATCGGCACCCCGGAAGAAATCATTGCGCGCATCCGCCACTACCAGGAACTGGGCGTGGACGAGTTCAGCTTCTGGGCCGACAACAGCCTGCCCTATGCGCAGAAGAAGAAGTCGCTGGAGCTGTTCATCCAGCACGTGGTGCCGGCGTTCCGCTGATCGCCGCGGCTACCTGCGAAAGGCGCCTTCGGGCGCCTTTTGTGCTGACGGCCCCCACCCTGTAGGAGCGAGCTTGCTCGCGAACCCGCTTCGCTGCGGAGCCTCCCTGTAGGAGCGCGCCATGCGCGCGATCGCGGGCATGGCCCGCTCCTACACGCAGGCCGCGTGCTGGCCATAAAACCCAGCCTCGTCCCCAATGAAAAAGCCCGGCATCCGCCGGGCCCTTTCCCCTCAGCCGAAGATCAATCCGCGTGGATGTCGTTGTCCTTGGTTTCGCGCAGGAACAACAGCGAGCACACCAGGCTCATCGCTGTGATCAGCACCGGGTACCACAGGCCATAGAAGATGTTGCCGGTGTACACCACCAGGGCGAACGAGATGGTCGGCAGCAGCCCGCCGAACCAGCCGTTGCCAATGTGGTACGGCAGCGACAGCGAGGTATAGCGGATGCGCGTCGGGAACAGCTCGACCATCAGCGCCGCCAGCGGGCCGTAGCAGCAGGTGGCGATGAAGATCAGCGCGACGATGATCGCCACCACCATCGGCCGGTTCACCAGGGACGAGTCGGCCACGGCCGGGTAACCCGCGTCCTTCACCGCGGCGCCCAGCGCGGCGGCGTCGAAGCCCTCGATGCGCTTCTCGCCCACCGTCACCACCAGTTCGCTGCCCGCTGGCGCGGCCACCGTGCTGTACGGCACGCCGCCCTTCACCAGCAGGGTCTTGGCCTTGTCGCAGGCGCTGTCGAATTTGGCCTTGCCCACCGGGTCGAACTGGAAGGTGCAGGTGGCCGGGTCCGCCATCACGGTCACCGGCGCCTGGCGCGAGGCCGCGTCGATCTGCGGGTTGGCGTAGTGGGTCAGCGCCTTGAACAGCGGGAAGTACAGCACCGTGGCCAGCAGCAGGCCGGTGACCAGCACCGGCTTGCGCCCGACCTTGTCCGACACCCAGCCGGCGATCACGAACAGCGGTGCGCCGATCACCAGGGAGATGATCAGCAAGCCGTTGGACAGCGCCGGGTCGACCTTCAGCACCTGGGTGAGGAAGAACATCACGTAGAACTGCGCCGCGTAGAAGGTCACCGCCTGGCCGGCGTTGATGCTGAACAGGGCGATCAGGACGATCTTCAGGTTGCTCCAGCGGGTGAAGGATTCCTTGAGCGGCGACTTGCTCACCTTGCCCTCGGCCTTCATCTTCAGGAATGCCGGCGACTCCTGCATGGACAGGCGGATCCAGGTGGAGATGCCCAGCAGCACGATGGAGATGAGGAACGGCAGGCGCCAGCCCCAGGTCTCGAACTCGGCACCGGTGGCCTGGCGGCAACCCCAGATCACCACCAGCGAGAGCAGCAGGCCGCCGGTGGCGGTGCACTGGATCCAGCTGGTGTAGGCGCCGCGCTTGTGGTCCGGCGCGTGCTCGGCGACGTAGATCGCCGCCCCGCCGTACTCGCCGCCCAGCGCCAGGCCCTGCAGCAGGCGCAGGACGATAAGGATGATCGGAGCGGCCACGCCGATGGTGGCGTAGGACGGCAGCAGGCCCACGGCGAAGGTGGACAGGCCCATCAGCAGGATGGTCG from Pseudomonas sp. GCEP-101 includes these protein-coding regions:
- the ribBA gene encoding bifunctional 3,4-dihydroxy-2-butanone-4-phosphate synthase/GTP cyclohydrolase II, coding for MPFDRIEDIIEDYRQGKMVLLVDDEDRENEGDLLLAAERCTPEAINFMAREARGLICLTLTDEHCARLGLEQMVPANGSVYSTAFTVSIEAATGVSTGISAADRSHTVLTAVKPGARAEDLVQPGHIFPLRAREGGVLTRAGHTEAGCDLARLAGLTPASVIVEVMNDDGSMARRPDLEAFAKRHGIRIGTIADLIHYRLSTEHTVARIGESELPTVHGTFRLVTYEDRIEGGVHMAMVMGDIRRDEPTLVRVHVIDPLRDLVGAEYTGPKNWTLWAALQKVAEVGHGVVVVLANNESSQALLARVPQLTQAPRQFTRSQSRIYSEVGTGAQILQDIGVGKIRHLGAPLKYAGLTGYDLEVVETLPFEG
- a CDS encoding DUF1330 domain-containing protein; translation: MKAYWIAHVDVTDPQQYGEYTRRAPAAFALYGGRFLARGGRSEALEGRPTPQRSVVIEFDSYEQALACYRSAEYQDACAHRQGVAKAEIVIVEGFDG
- a CDS encoding purine-cytosine permease family protein produces the protein MSDTPLIENHTVDYVPPAERHGRSRDLFTLWFSTNIAPLPVVTGAMAVQVFHLDLLWGLIAIVLGHLFGGVFLALASAQGPQMGIPQMVQSRGQFGRYGALLIVFFTALIYVGFFISNIVLAGKSIQGLVPATPTPVAIILGALSATAIGVIGYRFIHTLNRIGTWVMGGALLVGFAIMLGGELPADFLSRGAFNLSGFLATLCLGIIWQISFAPYTSDYSRYLPASVGIGKPFLATFAGAVAGTSLSFSFGAVAVLATPEGTDAMVAVKQATGVFGPVLMLLFLLNIISHNALNLYGAVLSIVTSIQTFAGSWTPSVRVRVVLSSVVLAGSCLMALGASANFISQFIGLILAMLIVLVPWASINLIDFYLIKRGRYDIQSIFRRDGGVYGRFNPHAIIAYFIGIIVQLPFANTSLFVGPYANYIDGVDLSWLVGLLVTCPLYYCLATRGQAREAGQPVALGIAE
- a CDS encoding flavin reductase family protein; translation: MIDHAAYKHVMGSFPSGVTVITTLDDDGQVVGLTASAFSSLSMDPALVLFCPNYSSDSYPVLIRRKQFAIHLLSADQKGEAYAFASKGKDKAQGIEWTLSERGNPLLANATAIIECELWREYEGGDHAILVGAVKNLIVPEQQITPMIYCRGKMGALQAFA
- a CDS encoding methyl-accepting chemotaxis protein codes for the protein MVSTAFNEMVMTANEVARSCTQAAESADSGQRQAHDGQQQIDDAVDSVGRLSEEIAHSADAMRQLEQDSNDIQSILGTIRSIAEQTNLLALNAAIEAARAGDQGRGFAVVADEVRALARRTAESTGEIDNLLGTLARRTHDTGRQMQSSLEASQRTVGSIREARACFGAIRESVDVIRDMNAQIATAAEEQHQVAEEINRHISQIHRDAQEVAGLAEATRGDAQTLGGLSDELNRLVSRFRT
- a CDS encoding LLM class flavin-dependent oxidoreductase, which encodes MKFSLFVHMERYDDQPSHRQLFEELTELTLMAEAGGFSTVWIGEHHAMEYTISPSPMPLLAYLAARTQTIRLGAGTIIAPFWHPIRVAGECALLDVISNGRMEVGLARGAYQYEFDRMANGMPAGDGGKYLREMVPVVKALWQGDVAHDGEIWKFPTSTSSPRPLQKPTPPMWIAARDPDSHNFAVANGCNVMVTPLMKGDEEVVDLKNKFEAALANNPDVPRPQLMVLRHTHVHTADDPDGWKVGAEAISRFYRTFDAWFGNKQTPVNGLLPPSPAEKFKERPEFELENIRKNTMIGTPEEIIARIRHYQELGVDEFSFWADNSLPYAQKKKSLELFIQHVVPAFR
- a CDS encoding MFS transporter, which produces MTDVAQTSPYERPATSRRDERKVIFASSLGTVFEWYDFFLYGSLAAVISKQFFAGVNDTTAFIFALLAFAAGFLVRPFGALVFGRLGDMIGRKYTFLATILLMGLSTFAVGLLPSYATIGVAAPIILIVLRLLQGLALGGEYGGAAIYVAEHAPDHKRGAYTSWIQCTATGGLLLSLVVIWGCRQATGAEFETWGWRLPFLISIVLLGISTWIRLSMQESPAFLKMKAEGKVSKSPLKESFTRWSNLKIVLIALFSINAGQAVTFYAAQFYVMFFLTQVLKVDPALSNGLLIISLVIGAPLFVIAGWVSDKVGRKPVLVTGLLLATVLYFPLFKALTHYANPQIDAASRQAPVTVMADPATCTFQFDPVGKAKFDSACDKAKTLLVKGGVPYSTVAAPAGSELVVTVGEKRIEGFDAAALGAAVKDAGYPAVADSSLVNRPMVVAIIVALIFIATCCYGPLAALMVELFPTRIRYTSLSLPYHIGNGWFGGLLPTISFALVVYTGNIFYGLWYPVLITAMSLVCSLLFLRETKDNDIHAD